A stretch of Leptospira perdikensis DNA encodes these proteins:
- a CDS encoding hybrid sensor histidine kinase/response regulator encodes MDIQKKLNVLIVEDSLASYKAIVSVLQNFGFSIFSERAEWKAEFEQRITDETWDIVISDFYLPDFDGRYVISRVKEINPDLPVILVTEFLPEEAASEFLNLGASEFLPKSSIIKLPFVVNRELEAYRLKVSQKKAWDMLVHGEELLTRSQKISHLGHFEVIFPEKNTLWSLELYRILGFDFGEIPLMEKVWALLDEPEQDHLKVVWEELLKDNHSKEMIVTLNTKSGRKKVNLWMEAERFEGSRFRIFGTIHDISDVSELEHSIQVNEQLFKGIFNNSSQAIFLLDLQGHVIRMNRNAVLSFERDETDIQGLELIRSVFSNSDQESVKKLTYGMKLALKNQSFEVFVSYSLSDGREKYFDCDFYPLTDPSGKIIYIVLEAKDITEKIVLERAYAQSQKLEALGTFAGGIAHDFNNLLTPMLAYVSYLNSEWSKNETDESFKKSLTAIEGISKSLDRARNLIQQILTYSKIDNSISKQLDLREQLLQVLQEVRAVSSNQITLFTDLGNEPAYVNADPIQIFQILSNLYENAVFALQENPNPKITISLSKVSYEKSELLHVGFMKNMEYWKLGFADNGSGIPSEIIEKIFDPFFTTKGGKGTGLGLPIIYGIMVKMGGTIIANSRLGEGTEFDLYFPAWRTMV; translated from the coding sequence ATGGATATCCAAAAAAAACTTAATGTATTGATTGTAGAGGATTCTCTTGCTTCTTATAAAGCAATTGTATCTGTGTTACAAAATTTTGGGTTTTCTATTTTTTCTGAAAGAGCTGAATGGAAAGCAGAGTTTGAACAACGTATCACTGATGAAACTTGGGACATCGTTATTTCTGACTTTTATCTTCCTGATTTTGATGGTCGTTATGTTATTTCCAGGGTTAAAGAAATCAATCCTGATTTACCGGTAATTCTCGTAACAGAATTTTTGCCAGAAGAAGCTGCTTCTGAATTTCTAAATTTAGGTGCTTCCGAGTTTTTACCTAAATCTTCTATCATCAAACTTCCATTTGTTGTGAATCGTGAGTTAGAAGCTTACCGACTGAAAGTATCGCAAAAAAAAGCTTGGGATATGTTAGTTCATGGGGAAGAACTTTTAACACGTTCACAGAAAATTTCACATCTTGGACACTTTGAAGTTATTTTCCCTGAAAAAAATACTCTATGGTCTTTGGAATTATACCGGATTTTAGGTTTTGACTTTGGCGAAATTCCACTAATGGAAAAAGTATGGGCTCTTTTAGATGAACCAGAACAGGATCATCTAAAAGTAGTTTGGGAAGAGTTGTTAAAAGACAATCATTCGAAGGAAATGATTGTGACTTTGAATACCAAATCAGGTAGAAAAAAAGTTAATTTATGGATGGAGGCGGAACGATTTGAAGGTTCAAGGTTCCGTATCTTTGGAACTATTCATGATATATCTGATGTTTCGGAATTGGAACATTCTATTCAGGTCAACGAACAGTTGTTTAAGGGCATTTTTAATAATTCTTCGCAAGCAATTTTTCTTTTAGATTTGCAGGGTCATGTGATTCGAATGAATCGCAACGCAGTGTTGTCGTTTGAACGTGATGAAACGGACATTCAAGGTTTGGAATTAATACGATCTGTTTTTTCTAATTCTGATCAGGAATCTGTTAAAAAACTGACTTATGGAATGAAACTTGCGTTAAAGAACCAAAGTTTTGAAGTATTCGTGAGTTATAGTTTATCCGACGGAAGAGAAAAATACTTTGATTGTGACTTTTATCCGCTGACAGACCCTTCCGGAAAAATCATATACATTGTGCTCGAAGCAAAAGATATTACGGAAAAAATTGTATTAGAAAGAGCTTATGCACAGTCACAAAAGTTGGAAGCACTTGGCACATTCGCTGGTGGAATTGCACATGATTTTAATAACCTTCTGACACCAATGTTAGCTTATGTTTCTTATTTGAATTCTGAATGGTCAAAAAATGAAACGGATGAATCATTTAAAAAGTCTCTTACTGCAATCGAAGGAATTTCTAAGTCATTAGATCGTGCGAGAAATCTAATCCAACAAATACTCACTTATTCTAAAATTGATAATTCTATTTCAAAACAATTGGACCTTCGGGAACAACTATTACAAGTTTTGCAGGAAGTAAGAGCTGTTTCGTCTAATCAAATTACTTTGTTTACTGATTTAGGAAATGAACCGGCTTACGTAAATGCAGATCCTATTCAAATTTTTCAGATCCTATCCAATCTTTACGAAAATGCTGTTTTTGCGTTACAAGAAAATCCAAATCCTAAGATTACGATTTCCCTTTCTAAAGTATCATATGAAAAATCAGAACTACTACATGTTGGATTTATGAAGAATATGGAGTATTGGAAGTTGGGATTTGCAGATAACGGGTCTGGGATTCCATCAGAAATTATTGAAAAGATCTTTGATCCATTTTTTACTACAAAAGGTGGAAAAGGTACGGGACTTGGATTGCCAATCATTTATGGAATTATGGTGAAAATGGGTGGTACGATCATTGCTAATTCTCGTTTGGGTGAAGGAACTGAATTTGATTTGTATTTTCCTGCATGGAGAACTATGGTTTAA
- a CDS encoding hybrid sensor histidine kinase/response regulator, with protein sequence MDRNTFEKKSRWNALLNQYASYLKDAETGVRGYLLAGEPEFLEPYQNSLSQMTAIEDRLRAECEPLYLDGLESIIIANHSKLEFINGLITLASKRKLNKAVFIESKRRMDVFRDAVKVVLDQKIIREEIEKEKNLKFTIRLVAVSGGFFFLLSILILWMIFVFRKSTQLLIEKELIEDRLFEIDDLYQNSPVGFHSLDANGYFVKINQTECRWLGYSEEELIGKVKLMDLLTEESKEIFQKYFPIFKKTGHIDNLRFEALRKDGSSLFLNLWATAIYSKNNEMIRSRSVLIDISQMVLYERELIESRVRAEDANRAKSEFLSSMSHELRTPLNAVIGLSIWLMEDNPKPEQIEYLKNLRFSSETLLTLINDILDFNKIEERMIIIEEIDFSLKEFISSVSTSFSIKAKEQLLSFHEEIDPNLPEHIRFDPTRMLQVVNNLLSNAIKFTKEGMITLRVFLVSKEENQVVIRLEVEDTGIGIAFDKHQYVFEKFTQASQDTTRKYGGSGLGLAISKGLADLMKGDLELKSELGKGSKFSFTFTCKIGKPNSQDHALNLKEAKDLTGKRVLVADDIEINRSIVIRFLKRWGIESVEASDGEEVLEKLANDNIDLILMDLHMPNVDGYVATKQIRENANWSWIPIIALTASAQLETQEKIRSVGMNDFISKPFYPNDLYQKLSHWIRS encoded by the coding sequence ATGGATCGAAATACATTTGAAAAGAAAAGTCGCTGGAATGCACTTTTGAATCAATATGCATCCTATTTGAAAGATGCAGAAACAGGAGTACGCGGATACCTCCTAGCTGGCGAACCAGAGTTTTTAGAACCTTACCAAAATTCCTTATCTCAGATGACTGCGATAGAAGATCGTCTTCGGGCAGAATGTGAACCACTATATCTTGATGGTTTAGAATCAATCATTATTGCCAATCATTCTAAATTAGAATTTATCAATGGCCTTATAACACTTGCCTCCAAAAGAAAACTAAACAAAGCAGTTTTTATAGAAAGCAAAAGACGGATGGATGTATTTCGAGATGCAGTCAAAGTTGTATTGGATCAAAAAATTATAAGAGAGGAGATTGAAAAAGAAAAAAATCTTAAATTTACAATTCGTTTGGTTGCCGTCTCAGGTGGTTTCTTTTTTCTTCTGTCCATATTAATCTTATGGATGATTTTTGTTTTTAGAAAAAGTACACAATTATTAATCGAAAAAGAATTAATCGAAGATCGATTATTTGAGATTGATGATTTATACCAAAACTCCCCGGTAGGTTTCCATAGTTTAGATGCAAATGGTTATTTTGTAAAAATCAATCAAACGGAATGCAGATGGTTAGGTTATTCTGAAGAAGAATTGATTGGAAAAGTGAAATTGATGGATTTATTAACAGAAGAAAGTAAAGAAATTTTCCAAAAATATTTTCCAATTTTTAAAAAGACAGGTCACATCGATAATTTAAGATTTGAAGCTTTACGTAAAGATGGAAGTTCTTTATTTTTAAACCTTTGGGCTACTGCCATATATTCTAAAAATAATGAAATGATTCGATCACGTTCTGTGTTAATCGATATATCTCAAATGGTTTTGTATGAAAGGGAGTTAATTGAGTCTCGAGTTCGTGCAGAAGATGCAAACCGAGCAAAATCTGAATTTCTTTCTAGTATGAGTCATGAACTTAGAACTCCCTTAAATGCCGTCATCGGACTTTCAATTTGGCTTATGGAAGATAATCCAAAACCAGAACAAATCGAATATTTAAAAAACCTGAGATTTTCTAGTGAAACTCTTTTAACACTTATTAATGATATTTTGGATTTTAATAAAATTGAAGAACGGATGATTATCATTGAGGAAATCGATTTTAGCTTAAAAGAATTTATCAGTTCGGTTTCTACATCTTTTAGTATCAAAGCCAAGGAACAATTGTTATCATTTCATGAAGAGATTGATCCCAACTTGCCGGAACACATTCGTTTTGATCCTACTCGGATGTTACAGGTAGTTAATAATCTATTGTCAAATGCCATAAAGTTTACAAAAGAAGGAATGATTACCCTTCGTGTGTTTTTAGTTTCAAAAGAAGAAAATCAAGTAGTGATTCGATTAGAAGTTGAAGACACTGGTATCGGGATTGCTTTTGATAAACACCAATATGTGTTTGAAAAATTCACTCAAGCTAGTCAGGATACTACTAGAAAGTATGGTGGTTCCGGCCTCGGGCTTGCTATTTCGAAAGGGCTAGCTGACTTAATGAAAGGTGATCTAGAATTAAAATCAGAACTTGGAAAAGGGTCCAAATTTTCATTTACATTTACTTGTAAAATCGGTAAACCCAATTCACAAGATCATGCGCTTAATTTGAAAGAAGCCAAAGATTTAACTGGAAAACGAGTTTTAGTTGCCGATGACATTGAAATCAATCGTTCGATTGTAATTCGTTTTTTGAAAAGATGGGGGATTGAATCCGTCGAGGCATCTGACGGCGAAGAAGTATTGGAGAAGTTGGCGAACGACAATATAGATTTAATACTGATGGACTTACATATGCCTAATGTGGATGGTTACGTTGCAACGAAACAAATTCGAGAAAATGCAAATTGGAGTTGGATTCCTATCATTGCATTAACCGCATCTGCACAATTGGAAACTCAAGAAAAGATTCGTTCTGTGGGAATGAATGATTTTATATCTAAACCCTTTTACCCAAATGATTTGTATCAAAAGTTAAGTCACTGGATTCGATCTTAA
- a CDS encoding SpoIIE family protein phosphatase, with the protein MFRNWLSFFSFSPVFPQRNPSQTAKNPKEESLGKNGSNLGGWFQKEFILRKESAVRKKEKPFTKKLLYRLLTIVSIIFINQSVWSFPLSIEESKNYRDIGKYFEYVIVPEKDSSLDRILREDTIWRPNPNATISFPRAKDPLWLKITLIHYGNLPHTFFLHFSSPVVDVFELHTQVKGNWITQWSGEQVLQRNKPIYSHIPAFPITLSPDETRTIYVKIHSANPIFNFVSVYNSRSFIAFSKKQDIFFAAYFGAGFMMFLFSLFLAHTLRYRKFFFYFFYLATVLLINSFSTGFMQYIEIGNSHTWKNYLFPVTIYLTSVFGLLFTTEFLETEKQFPKTTKLTKGFIVLFISLIFSIFFLELRNFIQLGVILVIIPILLALSISLMAVFKNKKKLEVILFLFAFGSILIGGALNTLTVQGWIRPVHLSSYSLPLGSAIEVFFLSMALVLKASDYRKATEDKQELDLQLKIAQKLQNGLLPKKLSNANGHALGFRYSPASDIGGDFVQIITKKNEIGLFLCDVSGHGIPAAMIASMTKVSLQIWDDSLNRPAYAAERIRLSLLSSLSGHFLSAFFVYLDQKNKIMKIANAGHHPMIYLDRNGNLEHITSNGRAVNEYIDSALVEKTLPLPETGTLILFTDGVIEARNATDGELFGEDRFYALLQTLKDSGPQYICDQVITEVEKFQKSKRSDDDITILAISLERNT; encoded by the coding sequence ATGTTTCGAAACTGGCTTTCCTTTTTCTCATTCTCACCCGTTTTTCCGCAAAGAAATCCGAGCCAAACGGCCAAGAACCCAAAGGAAGAAAGTCTCGGAAAAAATGGCTCGAATTTGGGTGGATGGTTTCAAAAGGAATTCATTTTAAGAAAAGAAAGTGCTGTTAGGAAAAAAGAAAAACCTTTCACAAAGAAATTGTTATACCGACTCCTAACTATAGTTAGCATTATTTTTATCAACCAGTCAGTTTGGTCCTTTCCCCTCTCCATAGAAGAATCTAAAAACTACCGTGACATCGGTAAGTATTTTGAATATGTAATTGTACCAGAAAAAGATTCTAGTTTGGATCGAATTTTAAGAGAAGACACAATTTGGCGACCAAATCCAAACGCTACAATATCATTCCCACGTGCAAAAGATCCGTTGTGGTTAAAAATCACACTCATACATTATGGTAACTTACCTCATACATTTTTTTTACACTTCTCTAGCCCTGTCGTAGATGTCTTTGAACTCCATACACAAGTCAAAGGAAATTGGATAACTCAATGGTCGGGAGAACAGGTTCTACAAAGAAACAAACCTATCTATTCACATATCCCAGCTTTTCCGATCACATTATCACCAGATGAAACAAGAACCATCTATGTAAAAATACATTCAGCAAATCCAATCTTTAATTTTGTATCTGTTTACAACTCTAGAAGTTTTATCGCGTTTTCAAAGAAACAAGATATCTTCTTTGCCGCATACTTCGGTGCCGGATTCATGATGTTTCTTTTTAGTTTGTTTTTAGCACATACACTTAGATATCGAAAATTCTTTTTCTACTTCTTTTATTTAGCTACAGTATTACTTATCAATTCATTTTCAACAGGGTTTATGCAATACATTGAGATAGGAAATTCTCATACTTGGAAAAACTACCTTTTCCCTGTTACCATATATTTAACTTCCGTGTTTGGATTATTATTTACAACTGAGTTTTTAGAAACGGAAAAACAATTCCCAAAAACGACAAAACTAACAAAAGGTTTTATCGTTTTATTCATATCTCTAATCTTTTCAATTTTCTTCTTAGAACTTAGAAATTTTATTCAACTAGGTGTCATACTTGTCATCATTCCTATTTTATTAGCTTTATCGATTTCTCTTATGGCAGTATTTAAAAATAAGAAAAAACTAGAAGTCATACTTTTTTTATTTGCATTTGGATCCATCCTTATCGGAGGAGCTTTAAATACTTTAACAGTACAAGGTTGGATTCGACCAGTTCATTTATCTTCTTACTCACTACCACTTGGCTCTGCTATTGAAGTTTTTTTTCTATCGATGGCTTTAGTTTTAAAAGCATCCGACTATAGAAAAGCGACTGAGGACAAACAGGAATTAGACTTACAGTTAAAAATTGCACAAAAACTTCAAAATGGACTTTTACCAAAAAAACTAAGTAATGCGAACGGTCATGCGTTGGGTTTTAGATACTCACCAGCATCTGACATTGGAGGAGATTTTGTTCAAATCATTACTAAAAAAAATGAAATCGGTTTGTTTTTATGCGATGTATCTGGTCATGGAATTCCAGCAGCAATGATTGCCTCCATGACCAAAGTATCCCTACAAATTTGGGATGATTCTTTAAATAGGCCTGCCTACGCTGCAGAAAGAATTCGACTGTCTCTACTAAGCTCTCTTTCTGGACATTTTCTAAGTGCCTTTTTTGTTTACTTAGATCAAAAAAACAAAATAATGAAAATTGCAAATGCCGGACATCATCCGATGATCTATTTAGATCGAAACGGAAACTTGGAACATATTACAAGTAATGGTAGAGCAGTTAATGAATATATAGATTCAGCCTTAGTGGAAAAAACTCTACCTTTACCAGAAACTGGAACTTTAATTTTATTCACGGATGGTGTCATTGAAGCAAGAAATGCTACTGATGGAGAACTTTTCGGAGAAGATCGATTTTATGCTTTGTTACAAACATTAAAAGATTCAGGTCCACAATACATTTGTGACCAAGTAATCACGGAAGTAGAAAAATTTCAAAAATCAAAACGGTCTGACGATGACATTACTATACTTGCCATTTCCTTAGAAAGAAATACTTAA
- a CDS encoding ATP-dependent Clp protease ATP-binding subunit, producing the protein MKQYDSNVQGALDIAQTEAIRRQNTEITPYHLVWGFMTLPTSVSGKTLIKYKSTVDDFLKKQAKASGEIPFESLRTSPKLAQWFTMASSRAAENGRDELKEADFLKFLPQVLPELKINYEDLQVKETDEEVPNFLVNLNDLAREGKLDPVIGRSKEIRSVMEILGRRSKNNPVLVGSAGVGKTAIVEGLAEQIVKGRVPDVLKGKTIFSLDMGQLMAGTKYRGEFEEKLTAMLRYIKGQSGEAVLFIDEIHQLVGAGKTDGAMDAANLLKPALARGELHCIGATTQDEFQKYILGDQALERRFRAVPVNEPSKEDAIEILMGIRDKHEIHHGIKISDEAIYASVLLSDQYITDKFLPDKAIDLVDEAASALKLSAEAMPTELVELESEIRSKKIFAQVEKKNEEILKEIDGLEKKFQEGKVIWEKEVNSLKQIASIKNKIDRVKFDLDAAQQRADYTEASRLKYAVLPELEKELNNFQNSWILERNHIAAVISRQTGIPTEKILKTKQDHLLHLEEDLNTAVYGQTESIREIADTLLTSYAGISSESRPLGSFLLKGPTGVGKTETAKAIAKFLFDQETNLVRLDLSEYSEKHSVAKLIGAPAGYVGYDEGGILTEAIRRKPYSVVLFDEVEKAHPDFSDILLQILDEGRLTDNKGRTINFKNTILILTTNSKNIEADFKPEVLGRLDAILTYHSLDSSIMEKLIEKQLRQLNERLKVKGIVIELSESTEHILREQGFDPKFGARPLASVFNRVVNRPLAKEILSGSMGEGKYRADWNGEQLQFVSIPEFAGSKS; encoded by the coding sequence ATGAAACAGTATGATTCTAACGTCCAGGGAGCCTTGGACATTGCGCAAACCGAAGCGATCAGGAGACAAAATACGGAAATCACTCCCTATCACTTGGTCTGGGGTTTTATGACCCTACCAACTTCAGTTTCCGGAAAAACATTAATTAAATATAAATCTACAGTGGATGATTTTTTAAAGAAACAAGCCAAAGCCTCGGGAGAGATCCCTTTCGAGTCCTTACGCACTTCTCCAAAATTGGCTCAGTGGTTTACTATGGCCTCTTCTCGAGCTGCTGAAAATGGCAGGGATGAGTTGAAAGAGGCCGATTTCCTAAAGTTTTTACCTCAGGTGCTTCCTGAATTAAAAATCAATTATGAAGATCTGCAAGTAAAGGAAACGGATGAAGAAGTTCCTAATTTTCTTGTGAATCTGAATGATTTGGCTCGAGAAGGAAAACTCGATCCTGTCATAGGTAGGAGTAAGGAAATTCGTTCTGTGATGGAAATTTTGGGACGAAGATCGAAAAACAATCCTGTGTTAGTTGGTAGTGCCGGCGTTGGAAAAACGGCTATCGTTGAAGGCCTTGCCGAACAAATTGTTAAAGGCCGGGTTCCCGATGTATTAAAAGGAAAAACAATTTTTTCTTTAGATATGGGTCAACTAATGGCGGGAACAAAATACCGTGGTGAGTTTGAAGAAAAATTAACTGCGATGCTTCGTTATATCAAAGGTCAATCAGGAGAAGCAGTTCTCTTTATCGATGAGATTCATCAATTAGTAGGTGCTGGTAAAACGGATGGAGCTATGGATGCGGCCAATCTTTTAAAACCAGCTCTGGCAAGAGGGGAACTACACTGTATTGGAGCCACAACCCAAGACGAATTTCAAAAATACATTTTGGGCGATCAAGCTTTGGAAAGAAGGTTTCGTGCGGTTCCTGTAAATGAACCCAGTAAGGAAGATGCAATCGAAATCCTTATGGGAATTCGCGATAAACATGAAATTCACCATGGAATCAAAATTTCTGATGAAGCTATTTACGCCTCGGTACTTTTATCAGACCAATACATTACCGATAAATTTTTACCAGACAAAGCCATTGACTTGGTAGATGAGGCCGCCTCTGCATTAAAACTATCTGCGGAAGCTATGCCTACTGAGCTTGTGGAATTAGAAAGCGAAATTCGCTCCAAAAAAATCTTTGCCCAAGTAGAAAAGAAAAATGAAGAGATCTTAAAGGAAATCGATGGTTTAGAAAAGAAATTCCAAGAAGGAAAAGTAATTTGGGAAAAGGAAGTCAATTCTTTGAAACAAATTGCTTCTATCAAAAATAAAATTGATCGGGTAAAATTTGATTTGGATGCAGCCCAACAAAGAGCCGACTATACAGAGGCTTCTCGATTAAAATATGCGGTCCTTCCGGAGTTAGAAAAAGAGTTAAATAATTTTCAGAACAGTTGGATTTTGGAAAGAAATCATATAGCGGCTGTTATTTCGAGGCAAACGGGGATTCCAACTGAAAAGATTTTAAAAACAAAACAAGACCACCTACTGCATTTGGAAGAGGATCTCAATACCGCAGTGTATGGACAAACGGAGTCCATTCGCGAAATTGCAGATACCTTACTTACATCCTATGCAGGAATTTCTTCTGAATCACGACCGCTCGGTTCCTTTTTATTAAAAGGCCCAACGGGTGTGGGAAAAACAGAAACGGCTAAAGCCATTGCAAAATTTTTGTTTGATCAAGAAACTAATTTGGTTCGGTTGGACTTAAGTGAATATTCCGAAAAACATTCTGTCGCAAAACTGATCGGTGCACCGGCCGGGTATGTAGGTTATGACGAGGGCGGAATCCTAACAGAAGCTATTCGGAGAAAACCGTATTCCGTAGTTCTCTTTGATGAAGTAGAAAAAGCACATCCTGACTTTTCTGATATATTACTTCAAATTTTAGATGAAGGTCGATTGACAGACAATAAGGGTCGGACAATTAACTTCAAGAATACCATTCTGATTTTGACAACTAATTCTAAAAATATAGAAGCAGACTTCAAACCAGAAGTATTAGGAAGGTTAGATGCAATTTTGACCTATCATTCATTAGATTCTTCGATTATGGAGAAACTAATCGAAAAACAACTCCGCCAGTTGAATGAAAGGTTGAAGGTAAAAGGGATTGTAATCGAACTTTCAGAGAGTACGGAACATATTCTGCGAGAACAAGGGTTTGATCCAAAATTTGGAGCAAGGCCACTCGCTAGTGTTTTTAATCGTGTTGTGAATCGACCGTTGGCCAAAGAGATCCTCTCCGGTTCCATGGGGGAGGGTAAATACAGGGCCGATTGGAACGGAGAACAATTACAGTTTGTTTCCATTCCTGAATTTGCCGGATCCAAATCCTAA
- a CDS encoding aldo/keto reductase, with protein MSNLNITSTLQSNQSISVPQLGLGVWKSRPKECFEAVKSALSFGYRHIDTAAIYGNESDVGAAIKESGVSRSDIFLVTKLWNADQGYDTALQAIDVSLKKLGTDYVDMYLIHFPVSGKRNESWRALEKIKAEGKTKSIGVSNFMVSHLEELLKETGTVPAMNQVEYHPFLQDPKLKEYCIRNGILLEAYSPLAHGQKLEDPKITQLANRYHKSNAQILIRWSLQAGHVVIPKSKNPDRIKENADVFDFVLSDADMKEISSWNEDFRTCWDPTTVE; from the coding sequence ATGTCAAACTTAAACATCACATCCACCTTACAGTCAAACCAGTCCATTTCAGTTCCTCAGTTAGGACTTGGAGTTTGGAAGTCTCGACCCAAAGAGTGTTTTGAAGCTGTAAAATCGGCATTATCCTTTGGCTATCGGCATATTGATACTGCAGCCATTTATGGAAATGAATCGGATGTGGGGGCAGCGATTAAGGAAAGTGGTGTGAGTCGAAGTGATATCTTCCTTGTCACAAAACTTTGGAACGCTGACCAAGGATATGATACCGCCTTGCAGGCGATAGATGTTTCGCTGAAAAAATTAGGAACCGATTATGTGGATATGTATTTAATTCATTTTCCTGTTTCCGGAAAACGAAATGAGTCTTGGAGGGCCTTGGAAAAAATAAAAGCTGAGGGAAAAACAAAATCCATCGGAGTCAGTAATTTTATGGTTTCACATTTGGAAGAACTCTTAAAAGAAACTGGGACGGTTCCTGCAATGAACCAAGTGGAATACCATCCCTTTTTACAGGACCCCAAATTAAAAGAATACTGTATTCGAAATGGAATCCTGCTAGAAGCGTATAGCCCATTAGCACATGGGCAAAAATTAGAAGATCCAAAAATCACTCAATTGGCAAATCGTTATCACAAGTCGAATGCACAAATATTGATTCGGTGGTCTTTACAAGCAGGTCATGTGGTCATTCCAAAATCAAAAAACCCTGATCGCATTAAAGAGAATGCTGATGTCTTCGATTTTGTTTTATCGGATGCGGATATGAAGGAAATTTCCAGTTGGAATGAAGATTTTCGAACTTGTTGGGATCCCACTACTGTAGAGTGA
- the recA gene encoding recombinase RecA has product MKKEKADKAQEKETDQRKQAIDAALGQIEKQFGKGSIMRLGADTRMAEMSVVSTGSLDLDIALGIGGFPSGRILEIYGPESSGKTTLTLSAIAETQKKGGIAAFIDAEHALDPAYAKKLGVNVDDLLVAQPDNGEEALEICESLVRSNAIDLIVIDSVAALVPKAEIEGDMGDSHMGLQARLMSQALRKLTGTISKSNTTVIFINQIRMKIGVMFGSPETTTGGNALKFYASIRLDIRRIETLKEKEEPIGNRVRVKVVKNKCAPPFRQAEFDIMYATGINKESSLIDLAVRHDLVGKAGSWYSYGGEKIGQGKEQVRNFFLENPDIAFKIENQVRDLNGLPLVDQAKIQTREVKSIERDPKETKETKSKQPVSFSTEADGDVAVGE; this is encoded by the coding sequence ATGAAAAAAGAGAAAGCTGACAAGGCTCAAGAAAAAGAAACCGACCAAAGAAAGCAGGCCATTGACGCGGCGCTCGGCCAAATCGAAAAACAATTCGGTAAAGGTTCCATTATGCGCCTTGGGGCAGATACACGTATGGCAGAAATGAGCGTTGTATCCACTGGATCTTTGGATCTAGACATTGCTTTGGGAATAGGCGGATTTCCGTCCGGTAGAATCCTAGAAATTTATGGACCAGAGTCTTCGGGTAAAACAACACTCACCCTTTCTGCCATTGCAGAAACGCAAAAAAAAGGGGGAATTGCCGCTTTTATCGATGCAGAGCATGCTCTCGATCCAGCTTATGCTAAAAAATTAGGGGTCAATGTAGACGACCTACTCGTAGCCCAACCCGACAATGGGGAAGAAGCTCTAGAAATTTGTGAATCCTTGGTTCGCTCCAACGCGATTGATCTTATCGTAATCGACTCGGTTGCAGCCCTAGTTCCAAAAGCCGAAATCGAAGGAGACATGGGAGACTCACATATGGGTTTGCAAGCCCGACTCATGTCCCAAGCCCTTCGTAAACTCACGGGAACCATTTCCAAATCCAATACCACTGTTATTTTTATCAACCAGATCCGTATGAAGATCGGTGTGATGTTTGGAAGTCCAGAAACCACCACTGGTGGGAATGCTTTAAAATTCTATGCATCCATCCGATTGGACATTCGTCGTATCGAAACTCTGAAAGAAAAAGAAGAACCTATCGGGAACCGGGTGCGAGTGAAAGTGGTGAAAAACAAATGCGCTCCACCTTTCCGCCAAGCAGAGTTTGACATCATGTATGCGACAGGAATCAACAAAGAAAGTTCTCTGATCGATCTTGCCGTTCGCCATGACCTTGTTGGAAAAGCGGGATCTTGGTATTCCTATGGTGGAGAAAAAATCGGACAAGGAAAGGAACAAGTTAGAAATTTCTTTCTCGAAAACCCAGATATCGCATTTAAAATTGAGAACCAAGTTCGGGATCTCAATGGACTTCCTCTTGTGGACCAGGCAAAGATCCAAACAAGGGAAGTAAAATCCATTGAAAGGGACCCAAAAGAAACTAAAGAAACAAAATCAAAACAACCAGTTAGTTTCTCAACCGAAGCAGACGGAGATGTTGCAGTCGGAGAATAA